Part of the Drosophila pseudoobscura strain MV-25-SWS-2005 chromosome 2, UCI_Dpse_MV25, whole genome shotgun sequence genome, TTTAATGCTAATTTCTTCACTAAAATGACTTTCGGTGGTGCTTTCAGGTGATCCCTGGGACACCACATACGAGTCTAGATACTCGTGCACCATCTCCATGTCGCTATCAATGGAGATGTCATCCTCATTGGCCACATTTCTTTTAGCTTCCAGCAGCTCCAAATCGCTTTCGTACTTCTTCAGCTTTTCGTCGGACTCCTGGCAGAGGGAGCGCAGCTGGCGAGCCGATCGGATCAGTAATTCGCAGCTAATGCATATTTTTCTTGGCCCATTGGGCCTTACACTCAACTAAAACGAATATGTTAGAGCAATTTCACACACCTAATTGAGTTCTTTGCTTACCTGAATCCCCGTGCAGCATTTGATTAGGTCGTCAAAGTCTTCGCCTGTGGCAATGAGCGAATCATCCTCGGGGTTCACAATGCAAATGCGGCAAAGCGACTGTAATCTATCCATTATCCTTATATATATCCCTAAATTATCCTGATAACagtacaaaaatattaactCCCGGCGATCATAACAATTATAGTGGAGGCGAATGGCACAAGTAGTTGCTACGTTTCGTGGCGAATGGGTAAacaaagcagaagcagcatttattttggttttgttttggcgGAGCGGATTTTTTAGTGGTTATATTACTTTTTTGAGATAATCATTAGAACATGGAGCTTGTGCTAGACATGGTGTCTGTCTGCCGGACATGCCTGCAGGATGGTGACGAACTAATGGTGTCCATATATGAGCGAGACCAGGAAAAGGACCATGGCGGCATTTCACTCTGCGAGAAAATCGAAAGTTTCAGTGGAATACAAGTATGGAAAATCCCTTCCGTTTTTATTGTAAGCTGAACCAATTATAACATCCAATATATTCAGATAAAACGGACTGATGATTTGCCCACCAGAATTTGCCTCAAGTGCAGAGCTTTTCTCACCTTAGCCCACAAATTCCGACAGATTTGTCAACGTTCGAACGATTTCCTACGAGATTATGTCTGCAAAGGTGTGGTGATGGAGCCCGAGGCTATACCACCATCGCCCCAACATCCTGCAGAGGCGGAACAGTACGAACAATTAGAAGTTGAGGTGCTGGAGGAGGGAATGTGGTCCACGGATGATCTAATCGAGGAGGAACAACCCCCGGATGAAGTCGAGGAAACGGCCATTGTCCTAAGCGTTGAGACTGTTCCGGCCCCACAGCCAGTCCAAGCCAACACAAACAGTACTGGCAAAGTCTACGTCTGTGATATGTGTGGCAATAGCTATCCCCGCAAGAGCACACTGGACACCCACATGCGACGACATCGCAACGAGCGCCCCTACGAGTGCGAGTAAGTGCATCGAGCTACCATATAAACAGCTG contains:
- the LOC4803071 gene encoding transcription factor Ouib; this translates as MELVLDMVSVCRTCLQDGDELMVSIYERDQEKDHGGISLCEKIESFSGIQIKRTDDLPTRICLKCRAFLTLAHKFRQICQRSNDFLRDYVCKGVVMEPEAIPPSPQHPAEAEQYEQLEVEVLEEGMWSTDDLIEEEQPPDEVEETAIVLSVETVPAPQPVQANTNSTGKVYVCDMCGNSYPRKSTLDTHMRRHRNERPYECEICRMSFHVNYQLMRHIRKHTGARPYSCHYCQRSFADRTSLVKHERTHRNERPYACETCGKTFTYASVLKVHYKTHTGEKPHICRLCGKSFARNHNLVAHLQTQQHQNDPRTADYLNTLKAGNSTAVG